From the Bdellovibrio reynosensis genome, one window contains:
- the ppdK gene encoding pyruvate, phosphate dikinase: MHQNVNTETKPTSTTTIPQKFVYFFAAGEAEGNAGMKNILGGKGANLAEMTSLGIPVPPGFTISTEICAHFYEAGGKLPEWVRPAVITAMEKVEAKIGKKFGDVNNPLLVSVRSGARASMPGMMDTILNLGLNDQTVEGLAKSSNNPRFAWDSYRRFIQMYSDVVMGMNSSLLEVTLEDLKEEKHYKLDTEMTVDDLKLLVKKFKDLVHQMTGQSFPNDPWEQLWGSVSAVFRSWNTPRAITYRELHSIPAAWGTAVNVQSMVFGNMGDDSATGVAFTRNPSTGEKAFYGEFLLNAQGEDVVAGIRTPQPITKVAAAAAGVPSLEEALPEAYQQLVDIYKKLEGHYRDMQDIEFTIERKTLWMLQTRNGKRTAAAALKIACDMIDEKLINQDEALLRLDPSSLDQLLHPTLDPKAQKTLLAKGLPASPGGVNGQIVFTSEEAVEWKEQGKKVILVRIETSPEDIAGMVAAQGIFTTRGGMTSHAAVVARGMGKCCVAGCGDVEVDYRNETMKVKGYVLKKGDVITLDGSTGEVYLGEVKTIEPKLDGNFERIMKIADQVRKLKVRTNADTPKDAQTARNFGAEGIGLCRTEHMFFGADRIDAVREMIIADNKSDREKALAKLLPMQRDDFYQLFKIMDGLPVTIRLLDPPLHEFVPHTDEETKELAARINMDYERLRNKVKALHEFNPMLGHRGCRLAITYPEIYQMQVRAIAEAACLMIGEGKKLIPEIMIPLVATDKELDILRHSAINEVKKVQAEKNVKFDYLVGTMIELPRAALTADAIAEHADFFSFGTNDLTQTTLGLSRDDSGRFLGSYVSSGILPKDPFVSIDQVGVGSLVKMGTELGRRQRPDLKVGVCGEHGGDPDSIEFFHKAGLDYVSCSPFRVPIARLAAARAALMKKAVH, from the coding sequence ATGCACCAGAATGTAAACACCGAAACAAAACCAACTTCCACAACAACCATTCCTCAGAAGTTCGTGTATTTCTTCGCAGCAGGTGAAGCTGAAGGAAATGCCGGCATGAAGAATATCCTAGGCGGTAAAGGTGCAAACCTTGCTGAGATGACTTCTTTAGGCATTCCAGTTCCTCCGGGCTTCACAATCTCTACTGAAATCTGCGCCCACTTCTATGAAGCTGGCGGCAAATTACCTGAGTGGGTTCGTCCTGCGGTAATCACTGCAATGGAAAAAGTTGAAGCGAAAATCGGCAAGAAGTTCGGTGACGTGAACAATCCGCTTTTAGTTTCTGTTCGTTCTGGAGCTCGCGCTTCTATGCCGGGTATGATGGATACAATCTTAAATCTTGGTTTGAATGATCAAACTGTAGAGGGCTTAGCTAAGTCTTCTAACAATCCTCGTTTTGCTTGGGATTCTTACCGCAGATTTATTCAGATGTACTCTGACGTGGTGATGGGTATGAACTCTTCACTTCTTGAAGTGACGTTAGAAGACCTTAAAGAAGAAAAGCACTATAAACTTGATACTGAAATGACTGTTGATGACCTAAAACTTTTGGTGAAAAAGTTTAAGGACCTAGTTCATCAAATGACGGGTCAATCTTTCCCGAACGATCCATGGGAACAACTATGGGGTTCTGTTTCTGCAGTATTCCGTTCTTGGAATACTCCGCGCGCGATCACTTACCGTGAACTTCACAGCATTCCTGCTGCTTGGGGTACGGCGGTGAACGTGCAATCCATGGTTTTCGGAAATATGGGCGATGACTCAGCTACAGGCGTTGCGTTCACACGCAATCCTTCTACTGGTGAAAAAGCTTTCTATGGCGAGTTCTTATTGAACGCGCAAGGTGAAGACGTGGTAGCGGGTATCAGAACTCCGCAGCCAATCACTAAAGTTGCTGCGGCGGCTGCAGGTGTGCCTTCTTTAGAAGAAGCATTGCCTGAAGCCTACCAACAGCTTGTTGATATTTATAAAAAACTTGAAGGTCACTATCGCGACATGCAAGACATCGAGTTTACGATTGAACGTAAAACTTTGTGGATGCTGCAAACTCGTAACGGCAAAAGAACAGCTGCTGCGGCTTTAAAAATCGCTTGTGACATGATCGATGAAAAGTTGATCAATCAAGATGAAGCGTTATTAAGACTTGATCCTTCTTCATTGGATCAATTACTTCATCCTACCTTAGATCCTAAAGCTCAAAAAACTTTATTGGCTAAAGGTCTTCCAGCTTCTCCAGGCGGGGTGAACGGTCAAATCGTATTCACTTCGGAAGAAGCGGTTGAGTGGAAAGAACAAGGTAAGAAAGTTATTCTTGTTCGTATCGAAACATCCCCTGAAGACATCGCAGGTATGGTGGCGGCGCAAGGTATCTTCACTACTCGTGGTGGTATGACGTCGCATGCGGCGGTAGTAGCGCGCGGTATGGGTAAATGCTGTGTGGCTGGTTGTGGTGATGTTGAAGTCGACTACCGTAATGAAACTATGAAAGTAAAGGGCTACGTCCTTAAAAAGGGCGATGTGATCACTTTGGATGGTTCTACGGGTGAAGTTTACTTGGGCGAAGTTAAAACCATCGAGCCTAAACTTGATGGCAACTTTGAGCGCATCATGAAAATCGCGGACCAAGTTCGTAAGTTGAAAGTTCGTACGAACGCGGATACTCCGAAAGATGCACAAACAGCTCGTAACTTCGGTGCTGAAGGTATCGGTCTTTGCCGTACAGAGCATATGTTCTTTGGTGCTGATCGCATCGATGCGGTTCGTGAGATGATCATCGCTGACAACAAATCAGACCGTGAAAAAGCGTTGGCAAAACTATTGCCAATGCAAAGAGATGACTTCTATCAATTATTTAAAATCATGGACGGCTTGCCAGTAACAATCCGTTTATTGGATCCACCTCTTCATGAGTTCGTGCCTCACACCGATGAAGAAACTAAGGAGCTAGCAGCTCGCATTAACATGGATTATGAACGTCTTCGTAACAAAGTAAAAGCTTTGCACGAGTTCAATCCAATGTTGGGTCACCGTGGTTGCCGTTTGGCGATCACTTACCCAGAGATTTATCAAATGCAAGTGCGCGCGATTGCGGAAGCAGCTTGCTTGATGATCGGTGAAGGTAAAAAACTAATTCCTGAAATCATGATCCCACTTGTGGCGACGGATAAGGAATTAGATATCCTTCGTCATTCAGCGATCAATGAAGTTAAAAAAGTTCAAGCCGAGAAAAACGTGAAGTTTGATTACTTGGTTGGAACTATGATCGAACTTCCTCGCGCCGCTTTGACTGCGGATGCGATTGCTGAGCATGCTGACTTCTTTAGCTTTGGTACCAATGACTTAACTCAAACGACTTTGGGTCTATCTCGTGATGACTCTGGCCGTTTCTTGGGCTCATACGTTTCTAGCGGCATCTTGCCAAAAGATCCGTTTGTTTCCATCGACCAGGTGGGCGTAGGTTCACTAGTGAAAATGGGAACAGAACTGGGTCGTCGTCAACGTCCTGACCTAAAAGTCGGCGTGTGCGGCGAGCACGGGGGTGATCCAGATTCTATCGAGTTCTTCCATAAGGCGGGACTAGATTACGTGTCTTGTTCTCCGTTCCGAGTGCCTATCGCAAGACTTGCGGCAGCTCGTGCAGCTTTGATGAAGAAAGCTGTGCACTAG
- the smc gene encoding chromosome segregation protein SMC — protein sequence MRIKKIELVGFKSFKDRTVIHFDAGITGIVGPNGCGKSNIVDALMWVMGEMSAKDLRGSQMTDVIFGGAEGYAPLGMCEVSLTLENDGGAFPAKYIKHSEIMVTRRLHRSGEGEYFVNKEPARLKDVQEIFMDTGAGSKGFSIIAQGMIGKIITAKPEDRRMLIEEAAGITKFKARKKESQRKLISTDQNLVRLQDIIGELKRQIDSLQRQAQRAERYRNIKNQIEDLDLWLSSAQYIELKRAADEAQAIFNEAQSMEVEGETNLSTLQGQLEVLKLQILEKEKAVEEQQTEYFAKQSTVQKKEMEIQELRFEIEQARRNEQMTGTILQEQQARQELLTRDKMNLESQVNELKEEAETLSATFTEKNEIFQNFNSRIGTVDEDLTTKRRELFAVGQSESSLDARVNSLSGQIADLTDRQDNEQQVLNELREKQVEFEARRKKVTNELDKERQMQLDLASDVDSYEANKKILSDSVAEKKAEVELFKDSLNEVASRLYGLENLQNNFEGFQEGVKQVMLWQKTRTTEMMADGSVVSHFQPVSEVVEVPAEYEVAMEAALGSRLQMLLSSDANIAVDAVTHLKENKTGRSSFMPANDSGYSFNRSEAPTAQDGVQAILKDVVKAADKFQNAVAYMLDGVAIVDSIRTALNLRAKYEGWTFVTLDGDTLTADGVLTGGSSESADSGMLKRRREIKELSEKKDEFAGKLQLAQMVLKKTEEQLANVLNDFEGAQKRKIDQEIKVTELRKDLERAENEVHNAQQAVERQEREVKKLTEQLETQEQKMEELNEALIEAREKKVLLETEVASLTNEMNSVRLGFDGLQAEVTDLQVRSASKTQEYQGVLRQLEMVTKSLTDLESQLARMSEEAEGYNSQMTESQMLLEEKKIEFERLLDEVEQLKLQAARTKDEYEVMSESIRAIEDEASASQRARNERQHRMNDSQLKLEQAKMKEQYLIDQVRERYMLNLPDVVEKYASRDGDFMGANEELKELREKLAKIGEVNLSAIEEYEETAQRYEFLTKQHSDLTEAKEQLRKVIDRINRICSKRFKETFDLVNDRFTRVFPVLFGGGEAWLTLVEETEKSEAGIEIIARPPGKKTQNVSLMSGGEKALTAVALVFSIFLVKPSPYCLLDEVDAPLDDANVFRFNDLVREMAKRSQIIVVTHNKHTMEVAGKLYGVTMQERGVSTMVSVSLQDIK from the coding sequence TTGAGAATTAAAAAGATTGAACTAGTTGGTTTTAAGTCATTTAAGGATCGTACAGTCATTCACTTTGATGCCGGTATCACAGGTATCGTTGGACCGAATGGTTGCGGTAAATCCAATATCGTGGATGCCCTTATGTGGGTTATGGGTGAAATGTCTGCAAAGGACCTGCGTGGTTCGCAAATGACAGACGTTATCTTCGGCGGAGCTGAAGGTTATGCACCTCTTGGTATGTGTGAAGTGTCGCTGACTTTAGAAAACGACGGCGGCGCCTTCCCAGCTAAATACATTAAACATTCTGAAATCATGGTCACTCGTCGCCTGCACAGAAGCGGTGAGGGTGAGTACTTCGTAAATAAAGAACCTGCTCGTCTAAAAGACGTGCAAGAGATCTTTATGGATACGGGTGCGGGTTCTAAAGGTTTTTCTATCATCGCCCAAGGTATGATTGGTAAGATCATCACTGCGAAACCTGAAGACCGTCGTATGCTTATCGAAGAAGCTGCCGGTATCACGAAGTTCAAAGCTCGTAAAAAAGAATCTCAACGTAAGTTGATCTCTACCGATCAAAACTTGGTGCGTTTGCAAGACATCATCGGCGAGTTAAAACGCCAAATCGATTCTTTGCAAAGACAAGCTCAGCGTGCAGAACGTTACCGCAACATCAAAAACCAAATCGAAGATTTGGATCTTTGGTTGTCATCAGCTCAATACATCGAGCTAAAACGCGCGGCTGACGAAGCACAAGCGATCTTCAATGAAGCCCAAAGCATGGAAGTGGAAGGCGAAACAAACCTTTCAACTCTTCAAGGCCAGCTTGAAGTTTTAAAACTGCAAATCTTAGAAAAAGAAAAAGCAGTTGAAGAACAACAAACTGAGTACTTTGCGAAGCAATCCACTGTTCAGAAAAAAGAAATGGAGATCCAAGAGCTTCGTTTCGAAATCGAACAGGCCCGTCGTAATGAACAAATGACTGGCACCATCTTGCAAGAGCAACAAGCCCGCCAAGAGCTTTTGACTCGCGATAAGATGAACCTTGAATCTCAAGTGAATGAATTAAAAGAAGAAGCAGAAACATTGTCTGCAACGTTCACTGAGAAAAATGAAATTTTCCAAAACTTCAATTCCCGCATTGGCACTGTAGATGAAGATCTAACGACAAAACGCCGCGAACTATTCGCCGTCGGTCAGTCTGAATCTTCACTAGATGCCCGCGTGAATTCGTTGTCTGGCCAAATCGCTGATTTGACAGACCGTCAAGACAACGAACAACAGGTTTTGAACGAACTTCGTGAAAAACAAGTAGAGTTCGAAGCTCGTCGTAAAAAAGTTACTAACGAATTAGATAAAGAACGCCAAATGCAACTGGATTTGGCGAGCGACGTGGATTCATACGAAGCTAATAAAAAGATCTTGTCTGATTCCGTAGCAGAGAAAAAAGCGGAAGTAGAACTGTTCAAAGATTCTTTGAACGAAGTGGCTTCTCGTTTGTACGGTTTAGAAAACTTGCAAAACAACTTCGAGGGTTTCCAAGAAGGTGTGAAACAAGTGATGTTGTGGCAAAAAACTCGCACAACAGAGATGATGGCGGATGGTTCCGTTGTTTCTCACTTCCAACCGGTTTCTGAGGTTGTTGAAGTTCCCGCTGAATACGAAGTAGCGATGGAAGCGGCATTGGGTTCACGCCTGCAAATGCTTCTTTCTTCCGATGCTAATATCGCCGTAGACGCCGTTACTCATCTTAAAGAAAACAAAACCGGTCGTTCTAGCTTTATGCCAGCAAACGACAGTGGTTATTCTTTCAACCGTTCTGAAGCTCCGACTGCTCAAGATGGCGTTCAAGCTATCTTAAAAGACGTTGTAAAAGCGGCTGATAAATTCCAAAACGCTGTGGCTTACATGCTTGATGGTGTCGCGATTGTTGATTCCATCCGCACAGCTCTTAATCTTCGTGCAAAATACGAAGGTTGGACTTTCGTAACTCTTGACGGTGACACGTTGACTGCTGACGGAGTTTTGACGGGTGGATCTTCAGAATCTGCGGATTCTGGAATGTTAAAACGTCGTCGTGAAATTAAAGAATTGTCTGAGAAAAAAGACGAATTCGCTGGTAAGTTGCAATTAGCGCAAATGGTTCTTAAGAAAACTGAAGAACAACTAGCGAACGTTCTAAATGATTTCGAAGGCGCACAAAAACGTAAAATTGATCAAGAGATCAAAGTTACTGAACTAAGAAAAGACTTAGAGCGCGCTGAAAACGAAGTTCACAACGCACAACAAGCGGTTGAACGCCAAGAACGCGAAGTCAAAAAATTGACTGAGCAACTTGAAACTCAAGAACAAAAAATGGAAGAACTGAACGAAGCTTTGATTGAAGCTCGTGAAAAGAAAGTTCTTCTTGAAACTGAAGTTGCAAGCCTGACTAACGAAATGAACTCGGTTCGTCTTGGTTTTGACGGTTTGCAAGCGGAAGTGACAGATCTTCAAGTAAGATCGGCTTCTAAAACTCAAGAATACCAAGGTGTTTTAAGACAGCTTGAGATGGTGACGAAGTCATTAACAGATCTTGAGTCGCAACTAGCTCGTATGAGCGAAGAAGCAGAAGGCTATAACTCTCAGATGACTGAGAGCCAAATGCTTCTTGAAGAAAAGAAAATCGAATTTGAACGTCTTTTGGATGAAGTTGAGCAATTGAAACTTCAAGCAGCTCGCACTAAAGACGAATACGAAGTGATGTCTGAATCCATTCGTGCCATCGAAGACGAAGCAAGTGCTTCGCAACGTGCACGTAACGAAAGACAACACAGAATGAACGACTCTCAATTGAAGCTTGAACAAGCTAAGATGAAAGAGCAGTACTTAATCGATCAAGTTCGCGAACGTTACATGTTAAACCTTCCGGACGTAGTTGAAAAATACGCGAGCCGCGATGGTGACTTCATGGGTGCCAACGAAGAACTTAAAGAACTTCGTGAAAAGCTTGCGAAGATCGGTGAAGTAAATCTTTCAGCGATTGAAGAGTACGAAGAAACGGCTCAACGTTACGAGTTCCTGACGAAGCAACATTCTGACTTAACTGAAGCTAAAGAGCAGTTACGTAAAGTGATCGATCGTATTAACAGAATCTGTTCTAAACGTTTCAAAGAGACGTTTGACCTTGTTAACGACCGTTTCACTCGCGTATTCCCAGTTCTATTCGGTGGTGGTGAAGCTTGGTTAACTTTGGTTGAAGAAACAGAGAAAAGCGAAGCGGGTATCGAAATCATCGCGCGTCCTCCGGGCAAAAAGACTCAAAACGTGTCTTTGATGTCGGGTGGTGAGAAAGCGTTGACTGCGGTTGCGCTGGTATTCTCGATCTTCCTAGTGAAGCCGTCTCCGTACTGCTTACTGGATGAGGTTGACGCTCCACTTGATGACGCCAACGTATTCCGTTTCAACGACCTAGTTCGTGAAATGGCGAAACGTTCGCAAATCATCGTTGTTACCCATAACAAACACACGATGGAAGTGGCTGGAAAACTATACGGCGTAACTATGCAAGAGCGTGGTGTATCGACGATGGTTTCTGTGTCTCTTCAAGATATCAAGTAG
- a CDS encoding RrF2 family transcriptional regulator has protein sequence MLDQKFSVSVHIMTALAYSKNELVTSEYLASSIRTNPTVVRRLLAKLVEAGLLESFKGKAGGVRLSKSAKEITLKEIYSAVCEKKLVATSDKEPVKQCAVSCSMKKIMEDVVDGIERQSMDYLSKIRLHELTSKIK, from the coding sequence ATGCTTGATCAGAAGTTCTCTGTCTCAGTCCATATTATGACCGCATTAGCTTATAGTAAAAATGAGCTAGTGACGTCGGAATATTTGGCATCAAGCATTCGCACAAATCCCACGGTTGTTCGTCGATTGCTCGCAAAATTGGTCGAGGCTGGTTTGCTTGAATCTTTTAAAGGTAAGGCGGGTGGAGTACGACTTTCAAAGTCTGCTAAGGAAATCACTCTTAAAGAAATTTACTCTGCCGTATGTGAGAAAAAACTCGTAGCTACGTCGGATAAAGAACCCGTCAAACAATGCGCTGTCAGCTGCAGCATGAAAAAGATTATGGAAGACGTAGTAGATGGTATTGAACGCCAGTCCATGGATTATCTTTCAAAAATCCGTCTTCATGAACTGACATCGAAGATTAAGTAG
- a CDS encoding NAD(P)H-dependent oxidoreductase, which translates to MSSTKQIMEALEWRYATKRYDATKKISESDWKTLTNSLLMAPSSYGVQPWKFLIVENPQVREQLKAVSWNQTQVTDASHYVVFAYKEEMDEAFIQKYVDRISEVRKVNPESLNGYKAMMIENLAKAPGEKIKVWSQRQAYIAMGFLLETAALLKIDATPMEGLDPASYDKILGLEGSGYKTVATVALGYRHAEDTFQNMQKVRFAEDSVIEYVK; encoded by the coding sequence ATGAGTTCAACTAAGCAGATTATGGAAGCCTTAGAATGGCGTTACGCTACGAAAAGATACGATGCGACCAAGAAAATTTCAGAGTCCGATTGGAAAACTCTGACAAATTCCCTTCTTATGGCTCCGTCTTCTTACGGTGTGCAACCTTGGAAGTTCCTGATTGTTGAAAACCCCCAAGTTCGTGAACAACTCAAAGCAGTTTCTTGGAACCAAACGCAAGTGACCGATGCTAGCCACTATGTGGTATTTGCGTATAAAGAAGAAATGGATGAAGCGTTCATTCAAAAATACGTCGATCGTATTTCTGAAGTTCGCAAAGTAAATCCAGAATCACTGAATGGTTACAAAGCCATGATGATTGAAAACTTGGCTAAAGCTCCAGGCGAAAAAATCAAAGTTTGGTCTCAGCGACAAGCTTACATTGCCATGGGATTCTTACTTGAAACCGCAGCATTATTAAAAATCGACGCTACTCCGATGGAAGGTTTAGATCCCGCATCTTACGACAAAATTCTGGGTCTTGAAGGTTCCGGCTATAAAACAGTTGCGACAGTAGCTCTAGGTTACCGTCACGCCGAAGACACTTTCCAAAACATGCAGAAAGTGCGCTTCGCCGAAGATTCGGTCATTGAATACGTAAAATAA
- a CDS encoding HAMP domain-containing methyl-accepting chemotaxis protein, giving the protein MFSKLSLKVKTIAAFVAISMLMIAVGGVSWYFNKQSTAKYDAIAETNLPNIASVGGLRFRAQEVNRVLLRAVFATDEKEYDNYKDQYTSALGEYESAVKKYLEVEFFPGEEALYKSSEEHWKSFVKMTAVIIELAGKPEGKEKAHQMLTENLTPLRRAHADSVSGLMQFHLDAASKASNEADELSQRGEVIMVSIIIFGFISALALGFFFATSLSKSLGHISEEISGAAEQTSSSGTQLSAASQTLSAGSSQAAASLEETVASLEELSSMVKLNAEHAHEANNLSQTSRDSAQRGEGEINKLIKAMEEIASGSKKIEEIISVIDDIAFQTNLLALNAAVEAARAGEQGKGFAVVAEAVRNLAQRSAAAAKEITTLIQNNVEKSTSGARVASQSGVVLKEIVDSVKKVADLNSEISVASKEQSNGLEQISKAMNQLDQATQGNAASSEEVAASSQQMSSQATVLAGLVVDLRSLVEGESKAA; this is encoded by the coding sequence ATGTTTTCTAAGTTAAGTTTAAAAGTAAAAACAATCGCAGCATTCGTCGCGATTTCAATGTTAATGATAGCTGTTGGCGGAGTAAGTTGGTACTTCAATAAGCAATCAACTGCAAAATACGATGCGATTGCAGAAACAAATTTGCCAAATATCGCTTCAGTGGGGGGCTTGCGTTTTAGAGCCCAGGAAGTAAATCGCGTGCTTCTTCGTGCTGTGTTTGCAACAGACGAAAAAGAGTATGACAACTACAAAGATCAATACACTTCAGCTTTAGGCGAATACGAAAGTGCTGTAAAAAAATATCTTGAAGTTGAATTTTTCCCGGGTGAAGAAGCTTTGTATAAGTCTTCTGAAGAGCACTGGAAAAGCTTCGTCAAGATGACGGCAGTAATTATTGAACTTGCCGGTAAACCTGAAGGCAAGGAAAAAGCCCACCAGATGTTAACGGAAAACTTAACGCCTCTTCGTCGTGCCCATGCTGATAGCGTGTCTGGGTTAATGCAATTCCATCTGGATGCTGCAAGCAAAGCCAGCAACGAAGCAGATGAACTTTCTCAGCGTGGTGAAGTGATCATGGTTTCCATTATTATTTTTGGATTCATTTCAGCCTTAGCGCTAGGTTTCTTCTTCGCGACTTCTTTATCTAAATCGTTGGGTCATATCAGTGAGGAAATCTCGGGTGCTGCTGAACAGACTTCATCAAGCGGTACTCAACTCTCTGCCGCCAGCCAAACGCTTTCTGCTGGTTCGTCCCAAGCTGCTGCTTCTTTAGAAGAGACTGTTGCATCCTTAGAAGAACTTTCAAGCATGGTAAAACTAAATGCCGAACACGCGCATGAGGCAAATAACTTGTCGCAAACTTCCCGTGATTCTGCCCAACGCGGTGAAGGCGAGATCAATAAATTGATTAAAGCCATGGAAGAAATCGCAAGTGGCTCTAAGAAAATCGAAGAGATCATCTCTGTGATCGATGATATCGCTTTCCAAACAAACTTGTTGGCGCTAAATGCAGCTGTTGAAGCAGCTCGTGCAGGTGAACAAGGCAAGGGTTTCGCCGTAGTTGCTGAAGCTGTCAGAAATCTGGCGCAAAGAAGTGCCGCTGCTGCCAAAGAAATCACAACTCTGATTCAAAACAACGTAGAGAAATCTACTTCAGGTGCCAGAGTTGCAAGTCAAAGTGGTGTGGTGCTGAAAGAGATCGTGGATTCTGTCAAAAAAGTGGCAGACCTAAATAGCGAAATCTCTGTAGCCAGCAAGGAACAATCAAATGGCTTAGAGCAAATTTCTAAGGCCATGAACCAATTAGACCAAGCGACCCAAGGAAATGCTGCGTCTTCAGAAGAAGTAGCCGCATCATCCCAACAGATGTCGTCTCAAGCGACAGTTTTGGCAGGTTTAGTTGTGGATTTACGCTCTCTGGTAGAGGGCGAATCCAAGGCAGCATAA
- a CDS encoding DUF5522 domain-containing protein → MNSRDEIIKKLHEEAIKNGSDTYIDPLTGYQVFTEVFHKNRGYCCNSGCRHCPYKNSVNKSSK, encoded by the coding sequence ATGAACTCTCGCGATGAAATAATTAAGAAGCTTCATGAAGAAGCGATCAAGAATGGATCTGATACTTACATTGATCCCCTGACGGGTTATCAGGTATTCACCGAAGTTTTTCATAAGAATCGTGGATATTGCTGCAACTCTGGTTGTCGTCACTGTCCCTATAAAAATAGTGTAAATAAGTCCTCAAAATAA
- the ftsY gene encoding signal recognition particle-docking protein FtsY, with amino-acid sequence MMSPSHAQQMDYLLIAIGVLLAVILAVIFIGVYKKRHRKLSPREVYPETQREVVEEIKVTPPPQAVELKKEAADYIAEPVPEKEVDLKQVLKKTEENLFGRIRNLFKDDTGAKHLEEIEEILYTSDLGPTTVQRLMGALEDKLSKKERGDYDTVREALKEEIKHIFSGSHNTGPDTGILSKIQFASEAPTVLMIVGVNGAGKTTSIGKIASQLAGQGKKVLVAAGDTFRAAAGGQLKVWTDRAQVEIFSPEGVTDPSAVAFDAVSKAKAQNYDVVIVDTAGRLHTQANLMEEIKKMKRVMTKVIPDAPHETLIVLDANSGQNALMQAKEFHNALTLTGAILTKMDGTAKGGVAVGLAQELQIPIKLIGVGERIQDLRTFSSQEFVNSLFQ; translated from the coding sequence ATGATGTCCCCGAGTCATGCCCAGCAAATGGATTACCTGTTGATTGCCATCGGCGTTCTTTTAGCCGTTATCCTGGCAGTTATCTTTATTGGTGTTTATAAAAAACGTCACAGAAAATTAAGCCCGCGCGAAGTCTATCCTGAAACACAACGTGAAGTTGTTGAAGAGATTAAAGTCACGCCGCCGCCACAAGCCGTAGAGCTTAAAAAGGAAGCGGCTGATTACATCGCTGAACCAGTTCCTGAAAAGGAAGTGGATCTAAAACAAGTATTGAAAAAAACCGAAGAAAATCTTTTCGGTCGCATTCGCAATCTTTTTAAAGACGATACCGGCGCAAAACACTTAGAAGAAATCGAAGAGATTCTTTACACCAGCGATCTTGGTCCAACGACCGTGCAAAGATTGATGGGCGCTTTAGAAGACAAACTTTCTAAAAAAGAACGCGGCGATTACGACACTGTTCGTGAAGCTTTGAAAGAAGAAATTAAACACATCTTCTCTGGGTCCCATAACACAGGCCCTGACACTGGTATTTTATCAAAAATCCAATTTGCATCTGAAGCACCCACAGTATTGATGATCGTGGGAGTGAATGGTGCAGGCAAAACAACTTCGATTGGCAAAATCGCTTCACAACTAGCTGGCCAAGGCAAAAAAGTTTTAGTTGCAGCAGGAGATACTTTCAGAGCGGCCGCAGGCGGGCAGTTGAAAGTTTGGACTGATCGCGCGCAGGTAGAAATCTTTTCCCCTGAGGGAGTGACAGATCCAAGTGCTGTTGCCTTCGACGCGGTTTCGAAAGCAAAAGCACAGAATTATGATGTCGTAATCGTCGACACCGCAGGACGCTTGCACACCCAAGCAAACCTGATGGAAGAAATTAAAAAAATGAAGCGTGTGATGACGAAGGTTATTCCTGATGCCCCACATGAAACATTGATCGTACTTGATGCAAATTCAGGTCAAAACGCCTTGATGCAGGCAAAAGAATTCCACAACGCTTTGACGTTGACCGGTGCTATTCTAACTAAGATGGATGGGACTGCTAAAGGGGGAGTCGCAGTAGGCTTAGCACAAGAACTGCAAATTCCAATAAAACTTATTGGTGTCGGTGAGCGTATTCAGGATTTAAGAACGTTCTCTTCCCAAGAGTTCGTGAATTCATTGTTTCAATAA